A window of Festucalex cinctus isolate MCC-2025b chromosome 6, RoL_Fcin_1.0, whole genome shotgun sequence contains these coding sequences:
- the lrrtm1 gene encoding leucine-rich repeat transmembrane neuronal protein 1: MLMDFLLIGLYLKWPVKKPPGLILCSLGIFLRMVPMVEGVCPRLCRCDSKLLYCEGLNLTDIPQNLSSAMGLSMRENNLTELREGQLAGLSQLTWLYLDHNNIDIVEEAAFDKLRRVKELDLSSNRIESLPNGTFRPLPNLRILDVSYNRLQALEPDLFHGLRKLTNLHLRYNALKFVPVRIFQDCRSMQFLDLGYNQLQSLARNSFAGLFKLTELHLEHNELVKVNLAHFPRLISLRTLYMHNNRATIVVNTLEWTWHFLDKIDLSANEIEYIEPHVFESAPNLKVLMLDSNRLTSMDQRILDSWSSLNSITLGGNDWECSRNVCALASWLSAFRGQRDNSLLCSSPDTAQGEDVLDAVYAFQLCEDPPLEVTSAGLHASTRDLVQGGSVFLGPFTPNPYDGEGGEVVTSSFTVTVGHDDLESTMQIHKVVTGTMALIFSFLIIVLMLYVSWKCFPAGIRQLRQCFSSQRRKQKQKQNMQQMATISTPEYYVDYKPNHIEGALVIINEYGSCTCQQQPSRECEV; encoded by the coding sequence ATGCTGATGGATTTCCTTTTAATTGGACTGTATTTAAAGTGGCCAGTGAAGAAGCCCCCTGGGTTGATACTGTGTTCACtgggcatttttttaagaatggttCCCATGGTAGAGGGGGTTTGTCCGAGACTGTGCCGCTGCGACAGCAAGCTGCTTTACTGTGAGGGATTGAACCTCACAGACATTCCCCAAAATCTGAGCAGCGCCATGGGTTTGTCCATGAGAGAGAACAACTTGACTGAACTACGGGAAGGCCAACTGGCTGGCCTGTCACAGCTCACCTGGCTCTACCTTGATCACAACAACATTGACATTGTAGAGGAGGCTGCTTTTGACAAGCTAAGGCGGGTCAAGGAATTAGACCTCAGCAGCAACCGAATTGAGAGTCTGCCCAACGGTACCTTTAGGCCCCTCCCAAACTTGCGCATCCTGGACGTCTCATACAACAGGCTGCAGGCCCTCGAGCCTGACTTGTTTCATGGCCTTAGAAAGCTCACCAATCTGCATTTGCGCTACAACGCTCTCAAATTTGTGCCAGTACGGATTTTTCAAGACTGTCGGAGCATGCAGTTTCTGGACTTGGGATACAACCAACTGCAAAGTCTGGCACGGAACTCCTTCGCTGGACTCTTCAAGTTGACTGAGTTGCATCTTGAGCACAACGAGCTGGTTAAAGTCAACCTCGCCCATTTCCCTCGCCTGATTTCTTTACGTACTCTGTACATGCACAACAATCGAGCAACTATTGTTGTGAACACCCTGGAATGGACATGGCATTTCTTGGATAAGATTGACTTATCTGCCAATGAAATCGAGtacattgagccccatgttttCGAGAGTGCACCCAACCTCAAGGTATTGATGCTCGATTCCAATCGGCTGACTTCCATGGATCAGCGCATCTTGGATTCATGGTCCTCCCTGAACAGTATTACCCTGGGAGGTAACGACTGGGAGTGCAGCCGCAATGTTTGTGCCTTGGCCTCTTGGCTGAGTGCCTTTCGAGGGCAACGTGACAATTCACTGCTGTGCTCAAGTCCAGACACCGCACAAGGTGAGGATGTCTTGGATGCCGTCTATGCTTTTCAGCTCTGTGAAGATCCCCCGCTGGAAGTTACCTCAGCAGGTCTGCATGCCTCCACAAGGGACCTGGTCCAAGGTGGCTCTGTGTTCCTCGGCCCTTTTACCCCCAACCCTTACGACGGTGAGGGCGGTGAAGTGGTCACCAGTTCTTTCACTGTCACAGTGGGACATGACGACCTGGAGAGTACCATGCAGATCCACAAAGTTGTGACTGGCACAATGGCACTCATCTTTTCCTTCCTCATCATTGTACTCATGCTGTATGTGTCATGGAAGTGCTTTCCAGCGGGAATAAGACAGCTGAGGCAGTGTTTCAGCAGTCAGCGTCGTAAACAGAAGCAGAAGCAGAACATGCAGCAGATGGCTACAATTTCTACACCGGAGTACTATGTTGACTATAAGCCTAACCATATTGAGGGAGCTCTGGTAATCATAAATGAATATGGCTCCTGTACTTGCCAACAGCAACCTTCTCGGGAATGTGAGGTGTGA